A genomic segment from Bradyrhizobium sp. ISRA430 encodes:
- a CDS encoding efflux RND transporter periplasmic adaptor subunit — MKATEYLKPAATVALIIALGVGYYLFEHRHRPEVKETPNQALVVVTKATNACFSDLVRVTGFFVPRREAVVVADQEGSRVTDVFVTEGAVVTDNQELARLTAPPQIPGQPARPGQQGPISLKAPAPGLVTEVRTIVGAPASPQAGPMFRIAVNGEIELDAQVPAVHMPKLSPGATVRISRDDAPDLIGRVRLVSPEIDRATQLGRVRISVTNNPSLKVGMFARASIDAKRSCGVAVPKTAIDHLTVQVVKGNTVETRKVRVGLTSDSSTEILEGLDVGEIVVADAGSSLHDGDQIKTVFADEIDRSRVR; from the coding sequence ATGAAGGCCACCGAATATCTCAAGCCTGCCGCAACCGTGGCGCTCATCATTGCGCTCGGCGTCGGCTATTACTTGTTCGAGCATCGGCATCGTCCCGAAGTGAAGGAAACGCCGAACCAGGCGCTCGTCGTCGTGACGAAGGCGACCAACGCCTGCTTCTCCGATCTGGTGCGGGTGACCGGCTTCTTCGTGCCGCGACGCGAAGCCGTGGTCGTGGCCGACCAGGAGGGATCCAGGGTCACCGATGTCTTCGTCACGGAAGGCGCCGTTGTCACCGACAACCAGGAGCTGGCGCGCCTGACGGCGCCGCCGCAGATTCCGGGCCAGCCGGCACGGCCAGGTCAGCAAGGCCCGATCTCGTTGAAGGCGCCGGCGCCGGGTCTCGTCACCGAAGTCCGCACCATCGTCGGTGCGCCGGCCTCGCCGCAGGCGGGTCCGATGTTCCGCATCGCCGTCAACGGCGAGATCGAGCTCGACGCGCAGGTTCCGGCCGTGCACATGCCCAAGCTCAGCCCCGGCGCCACCGTGCGGATCAGCCGCGACGACGCGCCCGATCTGATCGGACGGGTCCGGCTGGTGTCGCCCGAAATCGACCGCGCCACCCAGCTCGGGCGCGTCCGCATCAGCGTCACCAACAATCCGTCGCTGAAGGTCGGCATGTTCGCCCGCGCCTCGATCGACGCCAAGCGAAGCTGCGGCGTTGCGGTTCCCAAGACCGCCATTGACCATCTCACCGTCCAGGTGGTCAAAGGCAATACGGTCGAGACGCGCAAGGTGCGGGTCGGACTGACGTCCGACAGCTCGACGGAAATCCTGGAAGGGCTCGACGTCGGCGAAATCGTCGTGGCCGACGCCGGCTCTTCGCTGCATGACGGCGACCAGATCAAGACTGTCTTCGCCGATGAAATCGATCGATCGCGAGTACGCTGA
- a CDS encoding efflux RND transporter permease subunit: MALNISAWSIRNPLPSVVFSIILLILGWVSFTKLAVTRLPSADIPVISVAVSQFGAAPAELESQVTKTVEDAVSGVEGVRHITSSITDGLSVTTIQFALETNTDRALNDVKDAVTRVRSNLPQNVTEPLIQRVDVIGLPIVTYAAISPGKTPEQLSYFVDDVVKRALQGVRGVAQVERIGGVEREILVSLDPDRLQAMGLTAVNVSQSLRGTNVDVAGGRAEIGKNDQAIRTLAGAKTLGDLTGTMIPLFGGGEVRLDDLGTVTDTIADRRTFARFNGEPVVALGIKRSKGASDVVVAAAVQKRIDVLKAAYPDVDLKLIDTSVEYTKGNYEAAISTLFEGAILAVIIVLLFLRDLRATIIAAISLPLSIFPAFWAMDILGFSLNLVSFLAITLSTGILVDDAIVEIENIVRHMNMGKSPYRAALEAADEIGLAVIAISLTIIAIFAPASFMSGIAGQFFKQFGITVSVQVFFSLLAARFVTPMLAAYFLKHHNHAEPPPGRVLRTYHKIVAWSVKHYFITVVIGFAIFAASIWSITLLPQGFLPAQDSARSLLAIELPPGTQLAYTEKVTEDIVARLRKRPEVKSIFVDGGRVPPGTQEVRRAALIINYTPKTERDITQRELEFSISQELENIPDIRFWFLDENGLRAISLVVTGVDANIVNNVASELATQIKRIPTISNVISETALERPELRIEPRADLAARLGVSTESLSQTIRVATIGDVGPALAKFDVGDRLVPIRVQLEDAARGNLKTLEQLRVPLGEHGEKGGVPLSVIADVKLDQGPTSINRYDRERQATVAADLVGSAALGDATKKIYELPVMKSLPKGVKVSPSGDAESLNELSDGFATAITAGLMMVYAVLVLLFGTFLQPITILFSLPLSIGGAIAALLVTGKQLTTPVWIGILMLMGIVTKNAIMLVEFAIEAIHAGKTREDAMIDAGMKRARPIVMTTIAMVAGMTPSALAVGAGGEFRSPMALAVIGGLLFSTILSLVFVPAMFMVMDDIGVLFWRFGKRLIVHSEDAETADQHAASPPGAAPAEAAHASKKVAHPAE, from the coding sequence ATGGCTCTCAATATTTCGGCATGGTCGATCCGCAATCCGCTGCCGTCGGTCGTCTTTTCGATCATCCTCCTGATCCTCGGCTGGGTCTCCTTCACCAAGCTTGCGGTGACGCGGCTGCCCTCGGCCGATATTCCCGTGATCTCGGTCGCGGTATCGCAGTTTGGCGCGGCGCCCGCCGAGCTTGAGTCCCAGGTCACCAAGACGGTTGAAGACGCGGTCTCCGGCGTCGAGGGTGTGCGGCACATCACCTCGTCGATCACCGACGGCCTGTCGGTCACCACGATCCAGTTCGCGCTCGAGACCAACACCGACCGCGCGCTCAACGACGTCAAGGACGCCGTCACGCGCGTGCGCTCCAACCTGCCGCAGAACGTCACCGAGCCGCTGATCCAGCGCGTCGACGTGATCGGCCTGCCGATCGTCACCTACGCCGCGATCTCGCCCGGCAAGACGCCGGAGCAGCTTTCCTATTTCGTCGACGACGTGGTCAAGCGCGCGCTGCAGGGCGTGCGCGGCGTCGCCCAGGTCGAGCGCATCGGCGGTGTCGAGCGCGAGATCCTGGTCTCGCTCGATCCCGACCGCCTGCAGGCGATGGGGCTGACTGCCGTCAATGTCAGCCAGAGCTTGCGCGGCACCAATGTCGACGTCGCCGGCGGCCGGGCCGAGATCGGCAAGAATGACCAGGCGATCCGCACGCTTGCCGGCGCCAAGACGCTGGGCGATCTCACCGGCACCATGATCCCGCTGTTCGGCGGCGGCGAGGTCCGGCTCGACGATCTCGGTACCGTCACCGACACCATCGCCGACCGCCGCACCTTCGCCCGCTTCAACGGCGAGCCGGTCGTGGCACTCGGCATCAAGCGCTCCAAGGGCGCCAGCGACGTCGTGGTCGCCGCCGCCGTGCAGAAGCGCATCGACGTGCTCAAGGCCGCCTATCCGGACGTCGACCTCAAGCTGATCGACACCTCGGTCGAATACACCAAGGGCAATTACGAGGCGGCGATCTCGACCCTGTTCGAAGGCGCGATCCTCGCCGTCATCATCGTGCTGTTGTTCCTGCGCGACCTGCGCGCCACCATCATCGCCGCGATCTCGCTGCCGCTGTCGATCTTCCCGGCGTTCTGGGCGATGGACATCCTCGGTTTCTCGCTTAACCTCGTCAGCTTCCTCGCCATCACGCTGTCGACGGGTATTCTGGTCGACGATGCCATCGTCGAGATCGAGAACATCGTGCGGCACATGAACATGGGCAAATCGCCTTATCGTGCAGCACTCGAAGCCGCTGATGAAATCGGCCTCGCGGTGATCGCGATCTCGCTCACCATCATCGCGATCTTCGCGCCGGCGAGCTTCATGTCGGGCATCGCCGGCCAGTTCTTCAAGCAATTCGGCATCACCGTCTCGGTGCAGGTGTTCTTCTCGCTGCTGGCGGCGCGCTTCGTCACGCCGATGCTGGCGGCCTACTTCCTCAAGCACCACAATCACGCGGAGCCGCCGCCGGGCCGCGTGCTGCGCACCTACCACAAGATCGTGGCCTGGTCGGTGAAGCACTATTTCATCACCGTGGTGATCGGCTTTGCCATCTTCGCCGCATCGATCTGGAGCATCACGCTGCTGCCGCAGGGCTTCCTGCCCGCGCAGGACAGTGCGCGCTCGCTGCTCGCGATCGAATTGCCGCCCGGCACCCAGCTCGCCTACACCGAGAAGGTCACCGAAGACATCGTCGCGCGCCTGCGCAAGCGTCCGGAGGTGAAGAGCATCTTCGTCGACGGCGGCCGTGTCCCGCCGGGGACGCAGGAGGTGCGCCGCGCCGCCCTGATCATCAACTATACGCCCAAGACCGAACGCGACATCACCCAGCGCGAGCTCGAATTCTCGATCAGCCAGGAGCTCGAGAACATCCCCGACATCCGCTTCTGGTTCCTGGACGAGAACGGCCTGCGCGCAATCTCGCTGGTCGTGACCGGCGTCGACGCCAACATCGTCAACAACGTCGCAAGCGAGCTCGCGACGCAGATAAAGCGGATTCCGACCATCTCCAACGTGATCTCGGAGACCGCGCTGGAGCGGCCGGAGCTGCGCATCGAGCCGCGCGCCGACCTCGCCGCGCGCCTCGGCGTCTCGACCGAAAGCCTGTCGCAGACGATCCGCGTCGCGACCATCGGCGACGTCGGCCCCGCGCTCGCCAAGTTCGACGTCGGCGACCGCCTGGTGCCGATCCGCGTGCAGCTCGAGGACGCCGCGCGCGGCAATCTCAAGACGCTCGAACAGCTCCGCGTGCCGCTCGGCGAGCACGGCGAAAAGGGCGGCGTGCCGCTCTCGGTCATCGCCGACGTCAAGCTCGACCAAGGCCCGACCAGCATCAACCGCTACGACCGTGAACGCCAGGCGACCGTCGCCGCCGATCTCGTCGGCTCTGCGGCGCTGGGCGATGCCACCAAGAAGATCTACGAGCTGCCGGTGATGAAGAGCCTGCCGAAGGGCGTGAAGGTCTCACCGTCCGGCGACGCCGAGAGCCTGAACGAACTGTCCGACGGCTTTGCCACCGCGATCACCGCGGGCCTGATGATGGTCTATGCGGTGCTGGTGCTGCTGTTCGGCACCTTCCTGCAACCGATAACCATCCTGTTCTCGCTGCCGCTGTCGATCGGCGGCGCGATCGCCGCGCTGCTCGTCACCGGCAAGCAGCTCACCACGCCGGTCTGGATCGGCATCCTGATGCTGATGGGCATCGTGACCAAGAACGCGATCATGCTGGTAGAGTTCGCGATCGAGGCGATCCACGCCGGCAAGACGCGCGAAGACGCGATGATCGACGCCGGCATGAAGCGCGCCCGCCCGATCGTGATGACCACGATCGCGATGGTCGCCGGCATGACGCCGAGCGCGCTCGCGGTCGGCGCCGGCGGCGAATTCCGCTCGCCGATGGCGCTCGCGGTGATCGGCGGCCTCTTGTTCTCCACCATCCTGTCGCTGGTGTTCGTGCCGGCGATGTTCATGGTGATGGACGACATCGGCGTCCTGTTCTGGCGCTTCGGCAAGCGGCTGATCGTGCACAGCGAGGATGCCGAGACCGCGGATCAACACGCGGCTTCGCCCCCCGGCGCCGCGCCGGCGGAAGCAGCGCACGCGTCGAAGAAGGTCGCGCATCCGGCGGAGTAG
- a CDS encoding Crp/Fnr family transcriptional regulator: MSKQAEFAVILKMNPMFADLGADELQRLSNLCHTQLLANGEVLFQKGDPGDALFGVRRGQIRIETGAADGSRLTLNFMGPGDLFGEVAVLDGQNRTADATAGEASELFVLRREDFLAFLEREPKVAIKLIALLCQRIRWQSERMEESMLQPLPVRLARRLCALAADFGSEVHISQEQLGIFVGAARESVNRQLQAWRKDAILDLQRGRILLKNMTRLTSIARNE; encoded by the coding sequence ATGAGCAAGCAGGCCGAATTTGCGGTCATTCTGAAGATGAACCCGATGTTCGCGGATCTCGGGGCCGACGAACTCCAGAGACTGTCCAACCTCTGCCACACTCAGCTCCTGGCGAACGGCGAGGTCCTGTTCCAGAAGGGCGATCCTGGCGATGCGCTGTTCGGCGTGCGCCGCGGGCAGATCCGCATCGAGACCGGCGCCGCCGACGGCAGCCGGCTTACGCTGAATTTCATGGGCCCCGGCGATCTGTTCGGCGAGGTCGCGGTGCTGGACGGCCAGAATCGCACGGCGGACGCGACGGCCGGCGAAGCCAGTGAGCTGTTCGTGCTGCGGCGCGAGGATTTTCTCGCCTTCCTCGAGCGCGAGCCGAAGGTCGCGATCAAGCTCATCGCGTTGCTCTGCCAGCGCATCCGCTGGCAGAGCGAGCGCATGGAGGAATCCATGCTGCAGCCGCTGCCGGTGCGGCTCGCGCGGCGGCTCTGCGCGCTCGCCGCCGATTTCGGCTCCGAGGTGCACATCTCGCAGGAGCAGCTCGGCATCTTCGTCGGCGCCGCACGCGAAAGCGTCAACCGCCAGCTTCAGGCCTGGCGCAAGGACGCGATCCTCGATCTCCAGCGTGGCCGCATTCTCCTGAAGAACATGACGAGGCTGACGTCGATCGCGCGGAATGAGTAG
- a CDS encoding OmpA family protein, translated as MRLAAKGLTAILSIFAIGTALSLAPSPVRAGDDGNSKNVSEDEIVRALAPPPKKPLTRGLSIGPQADPAPSAAETKLLQSVRGRATRSLSVTEREEIASVAKDKPNIDLEITFDYNSANISAKSLSSVQALGRALTSPDLKGSTFVVAGHTDAAGGEAYNQDLSERRADSIKRYLMEKYSIPAADLVTVGYGKSKLKDPSQPMAEVNRRVQVVNMENKTTASK; from the coding sequence ATGAGATTGGCTGCAAAGGGACTTACCGCGATCCTTTCCATCTTCGCGATTGGCACCGCCCTGTCGCTGGCGCCATCACCCGTGCGCGCGGGCGATGACGGCAACAGCAAGAATGTCAGCGAGGATGAGATCGTTCGCGCCCTGGCGCCGCCGCCGAAGAAGCCCCTCACCCGCGGCCTTTCGATCGGCCCGCAGGCCGATCCCGCGCCGAGCGCAGCGGAGACCAAGCTGCTCCAGTCCGTCCGCGGACGCGCTACGCGTTCGCTCTCGGTCACCGAGCGCGAGGAGATCGCCTCGGTGGCCAAGGACAAGCCGAACATCGATCTCGAGATCACCTTCGACTACAACTCGGCCAATATCAGCGCCAAGTCGCTGTCCTCGGTCCAGGCGCTCGGCCGTGCGCTGACCAGCCCGGACCTGAAGGGCTCGACCTTCGTGGTCGCCGGCCACACCGACGCCGCCGGCGGCGAAGCCTACAATCAGGACCTGTCGGAGCGCCGCGCGGATTCGATCAAGCGCTATCTCATGGAAAAGTACAGCATCCCCGCGGCCGACCTCGTCACCGTCGGCTACGGCAAGAGCAAGCTGAAGGATCCGAGCCAGCCGATGGCGGAGGTGAACCGCCGCGTGCAGGTCGTCAACATGGAAAACAAGACCACCGCATCGAAGTGA